Proteins encoded in a region of the Burkholderia ubonensis subsp. mesacidophila genome:
- the dapF gene encoding diaminopimelate epimerase — MKLSFTKMHGAGNDFVVLDGYSRALPPLTEAQVRALANRHFGVGADQLLLVEKPTIDGADFKYRIFNCDGGEVEHCGNGARCFVKFVLDKRLTDKRSVRVEVMKGLITLTMQENGEVVVDMGAPVFEPAQVPFEASGLAGRPEGRDTLWPLDVDGATRWISTVSMGNPHAVQIVDDAEAYPVLAEGPLIERHARFPQRVNAGFMQIVSRSEVNLRVYERGAGETLACGTGACAAVAAGIRRGLLDSPVTVHTHGGTLTISWDGARDEAAPLMMAGPAATVFDGEIDLAA, encoded by the coding sequence GTGAAGCTTTCGTTCACCAAGATGCATGGCGCCGGCAACGACTTCGTCGTGCTCGACGGCTACTCCCGCGCGCTGCCGCCGCTCACCGAAGCGCAGGTACGCGCGCTCGCCAACCGCCACTTCGGCGTCGGCGCCGACCAGCTGCTGCTCGTCGAGAAACCGACTATCGACGGCGCGGACTTCAAGTATCGGATCTTCAACTGCGACGGCGGCGAGGTCGAACACTGCGGCAACGGCGCGCGCTGCTTCGTCAAGTTCGTGCTCGACAAGCGCCTGACCGACAAGCGCAGCGTGCGCGTCGAAGTGATGAAGGGCCTGATCACGCTGACGATGCAGGAGAACGGCGAGGTCGTCGTCGACATGGGCGCGCCCGTGTTCGAGCCGGCGCAGGTGCCGTTCGAGGCATCCGGCCTCGCGGGGCGCCCGGAAGGCCGCGACACGCTCTGGCCGCTCGACGTGGACGGCGCCACGCGCTGGATCTCGACCGTGTCGATGGGCAACCCGCACGCGGTGCAGATCGTCGACGACGCCGAAGCGTATCCGGTGCTCGCCGAAGGCCCGCTGATCGAGCGCCACGCGCGCTTCCCGCAACGGGTCAACGCCGGCTTCATGCAGATCGTGTCGCGCTCGGAAGTGAACCTGCGCGTCTACGAGCGCGGCGCGGGCGAGACGCTCGCGTGCGGCACCGGCGCATGCGCGGCGGTCGCGGCCGGCATCCGGCGCGGCCTGCTCGATTCGCCCGTCACCGTGCACACCCACGGCGGCACCCTCACGATCAGCTGGGACGGCGCGCGCGACGAAGCCGCGCCGCTGATGATGGCGGGCCCCGCAGCGACCGTCTTCGACGGCGAGATCGACCTGGCCGCCTGA
- a CDS encoding DUF484 family protein, with the protein MNDREVADYLLANPEFFAQHAELLATIRLANPHGKAAISLQERQMEMLRDKNKHLERRLAELVRYGHENDSLSAKFSRWTARVIAERDPYALPRTIANGLADVFDVPQTALRVWDVADTYAQADFARQVGEEVRLFTNGLATPYCGANTGFEAAQWLAPAVAASANATDGGDTAPAGDGAAASVALLALRAPQAGADAPAFGLLVLGSPDSRRFHEGMATDFLAQIATLASAALTRLLPH; encoded by the coding sequence ATGAACGATCGCGAAGTCGCTGACTACCTGCTCGCCAACCCCGAATTCTTCGCGCAGCACGCCGAACTGCTCGCCACGATCCGCCTTGCGAACCCGCACGGCAAGGCGGCGATCTCGCTGCAGGAGCGGCAGATGGAAATGCTGCGCGACAAGAACAAGCATCTCGAGCGCCGGCTCGCGGAACTCGTGCGGTACGGCCACGAAAACGACAGCCTGTCCGCGAAGTTCAGCCGCTGGACCGCGCGCGTGATCGCCGAGCGCGATCCGTACGCGCTGCCGCGCACGATCGCCAACGGCCTCGCCGACGTGTTCGACGTGCCGCAGACCGCGCTGCGCGTGTGGGACGTCGCCGACACCTACGCGCAGGCCGACTTCGCGCGCCAGGTCGGCGAGGAAGTGCGCCTCTTCACGAACGGGCTCGCGACGCCTTACTGCGGCGCGAACACGGGCTTCGAGGCCGCGCAGTGGCTCGCGCCCGCGGTCGCCGCGTCCGCGAACGCAACGGACGGCGGCGACACGGCCCCGGCCGGCGACGGCGCGGCCGCGTCGGTCGCGCTGCTCGCGCTGCGCGCGCCGCAGGCCGGCGCCGACGCGCCCGCATTCGGGCTGCTGGTGCTCGGCTCGCCGGACTCGCGCCGCTTCCACGAAGGCATGGCCACCGACTTCCTCGCGCAGATCGCGACGCTCGCAAGCGCCGCGCTGACGCGCCTGCTGCCGCACTGA
- the xerC gene encoding tyrosine recombinase XerC, whose product MSDDPIAAYLSNLKHVRQLSDHTLRAYTHELGELKKLAAGRPLEALSAVDMRGAVARAHAAGLSARSISHRLSAWRAFYRWLAQRIEMPANPVAAVRAPKRAKTLPKALSVDDATALMDAPLPGTTEGLRDHAILELFYSSGLRLAELIGLDVRYAQADGYRSAGWLDLAEAEVTVRGKGNKERKVPVGRKAIDALNAWLAVRGEFVKHDPHPLFLSVRGNRMSPGVVRERVKRAALAAGIPAHVHPHVLRHSFATHVLQSSGDLRAVQELLGHASVAATQVYTSLDFQHLAKIYDSAHPRAKKRD is encoded by the coding sequence ATGTCCGACGATCCGATCGCCGCCTACCTGTCGAACCTGAAGCACGTCAGGCAGCTGTCGGATCACACGCTGCGCGCGTACACGCACGAGCTCGGCGAGCTGAAGAAGCTCGCCGCCGGCCGGCCGCTCGAAGCGCTGAGCGCCGTCGACATGCGCGGCGCGGTCGCCCGCGCGCATGCGGCCGGGCTGTCCGCGCGCTCGATCTCGCACCGGCTGTCCGCGTGGCGCGCGTTCTACCGCTGGCTCGCGCAGCGCATCGAGATGCCCGCGAACCCGGTCGCCGCGGTGCGCGCGCCGAAGCGCGCGAAGACGCTGCCGAAGGCGCTGTCGGTCGACGACGCGACGGCGCTGATGGACGCGCCGCTGCCCGGCACGACCGAAGGCCTGCGCGACCACGCGATCCTCGAGCTGTTCTACTCGTCCGGCCTGCGCCTGGCCGAGTTGATCGGGCTCGACGTCAGGTACGCGCAGGCGGACGGCTACCGCTCGGCCGGCTGGCTCGATCTCGCCGAGGCCGAGGTGACCGTGCGCGGCAAGGGCAACAAGGAGCGCAAGGTGCCGGTCGGCCGCAAGGCGATCGACGCGCTGAACGCGTGGCTCGCGGTGCGCGGCGAGTTCGTGAAGCACGATCCGCATCCGCTGTTCCTGTCGGTGCGCGGCAACCGGATGTCGCCCGGCGTGGTGCGCGAGCGCGTGAAGCGCGCGGCGCTCGCCGCGGGCATTCCGGCGCACGTCCATCCGCACGTGCTGCGCCACTCGTTCGCGACGCACGTGCTGCAGTCGAGCGGCGACCTGCGCGCGGTGCAGGAGCTGCTCGGCCACGCGAGCGTCGCCGCCACGCAGGTGTATACGTCGCTCGACTTCCAGCACCTCGCGAAGATTTACGACAGCGCGCATCCGCGCGCGAAGAAGCGCGACTGA
- a CDS encoding class I SAM-dependent rRNA methyltransferase has product MQTVTLKPSKDKSLLRRHPWIYANAIDRVDGKPSPGATVIVRAHDGRFLARGAYSPHSQIRVRVWSFDENEPIDHAFFKRRVQRAVAHRNTMVSGTGAVRLVFGEADGLPGLIVDYYVEDSGAASPRGQLVCQFMAAGVEGWKEAIVAALVGATGCPNVYERSDVSIREKEGLEQTTGVLAGDPPPATLITNENGVRYHVDVPNGHKTGFYVDQRDNRALVTQYANERDVLNCFCYTGGFSLAALKGGAKRVVSIDSSGDALALAQQNVVANGFDPARASWLDADAFKTLRRLVDEGERFDLIVLDPPKFAPTRDSVDRAARAYKDINLSGFKLLRPGGLLFTYSCSGAIDMDLFQKIVAGAAADAKVDARILKRLGAGVDHPLLSAFPEGEYLKGLLLQIV; this is encoded by the coding sequence ATGCAAACCGTCACACTCAAACCGTCCAAGGACAAGTCGCTGCTGCGCCGCCATCCGTGGATCTACGCCAACGCGATCGACCGCGTCGACGGCAAGCCCTCGCCCGGCGCGACCGTCATCGTGCGCGCGCACGACGGCCGCTTTCTCGCGCGCGGCGCATACAGCCCGCATTCGCAGATCCGCGTGCGCGTGTGGAGCTTCGACGAGAACGAGCCGATCGACCACGCGTTCTTCAAGCGCCGCGTGCAGCGCGCGGTCGCGCATCGCAACACGATGGTCTCCGGCACCGGCGCGGTGCGGCTCGTGTTCGGCGAGGCGGACGGGCTGCCGGGCCTGATCGTCGATTACTACGTGGAAGACTCGGGCGCCGCGTCGCCGCGCGGCCAGCTCGTCTGCCAGTTCATGGCGGCCGGCGTCGAGGGCTGGAAGGAGGCGATCGTCGCGGCGCTCGTCGGCGCGACCGGCTGCCCGAACGTGTACGAGCGCTCGGACGTGTCGATCCGCGAGAAGGAAGGCCTCGAGCAGACGACCGGCGTGCTCGCCGGCGACCCGCCGCCCGCGACGCTGATCACGAACGAGAACGGCGTGCGCTACCACGTCGACGTGCCGAACGGCCACAAGACCGGCTTCTACGTCGACCAGCGCGACAACCGCGCGCTGGTCACGCAGTACGCGAACGAGCGCGACGTCCTGAACTGCTTCTGCTACACGGGCGGCTTCTCGCTCGCCGCACTGAAAGGCGGCGCGAAGCGCGTCGTGTCGATCGATTCGTCCGGCGACGCGCTCGCGCTCGCGCAGCAGAACGTCGTCGCGAACGGCTTCGACCCGGCGCGCGCGAGCTGGCTCGACGCCGACGCGTTCAAGACGCTGCGCCGCCTCGTCGACGAAGGCGAGCGTTTCGACCTGATCGTGCTCGACCCGCCGAAGTTCGCACCGACCCGCGACAGCGTCGACCGCGCCGCGCGCGCATACAAGGACATCAACCTGAGCGGCTTCAAGCTGCTGCGTCCGGGCGGCCTGCTGTTCACCTACTCGTGCTCCGGCGCGATCGACATGGACCTGTTCCAGAAGATCGTCGCGGGCGCGGCCGCCGACGCGAAAGTCGACGCGCGCATCCTGAAGCGCCTCGGCGCGGGCGTCGATCACCCGCTGCTGTCCGCGTTCCCGGAAGGCGAATATCTGAAGGGCCTGCTGTTGCAAATCGTCTGA
- a CDS encoding CobW family GTP-binding protein — protein sequence MNGCAPGLPGATHILVLTPIHEPQATDMATPVTILTGFLGSGKTTLLKRILNEQHGMKIAVIENEFGEENIDNEILVQDTNEQIIQMSNGCICCTIRGDLARALGDLAAKKRDGKLDFDRIVIETTGLANPGPVAQTFFIDSEIADDFLLDAIITLVDAKHADAQLDEHEVVQRQVGFGDRLFITKSDLVDDETLAELKHRLVHMNPRAAIKVVNFGDADIKEIFDLRGFNLNAKLEIDPDFLAEDEHAHHGHDHDHAHCDHDHGHCDHDHAHGHHHHHAHHDDKIKSFVYRNDRPFDPNKLEDFLGGILQIYGERMLRYKGVLYMKGVDRKVVFQGVHQMMGSDLAAKWLPIEKKTNKMVFIGVDLPQDLITDGLDACLA from the coding sequence ATGAATGGTTGTGCGCCCGGATTGCCGGGCGCGACGCACATCCTGGTTTTGACCCCGATTCACGAACCACAGGCGACCGACATGGCCACTCCCGTCACCATCCTCACCGGCTTCCTCGGCAGCGGCAAGACGACGCTGCTCAAGCGCATCCTGAACGAACAGCACGGCATGAAGATCGCCGTGATCGAAAACGAGTTCGGCGAAGAGAACATCGACAACGAAATCCTCGTGCAGGATACGAACGAGCAGATCATCCAGATGAGCAACGGCTGCATCTGCTGCACGATCCGCGGCGACCTCGCGCGCGCGCTCGGCGATCTGGCCGCGAAGAAGCGCGACGGCAAGCTCGACTTCGACCGCATCGTGATCGAGACGACCGGCCTCGCGAACCCGGGCCCGGTCGCGCAGACGTTCTTCATCGACAGCGAGATCGCCGACGACTTCCTGCTCGACGCGATCATCACGCTCGTCGACGCGAAGCATGCCGACGCGCAGCTCGACGAGCACGAAGTCGTGCAGCGCCAGGTCGGCTTCGGCGACCGCCTGTTCATCACGAAGTCGGACCTCGTCGACGACGAGACGCTTGCCGAGCTCAAGCACCGCCTCGTGCACATGAACCCGCGGGCGGCGATCAAGGTCGTGAACTTCGGCGACGCGGACATCAAGGAAATCTTCGACCTGCGCGGCTTCAACCTGAACGCGAAGCTCGAGATCGATCCGGACTTCCTCGCGGAAGACGAGCACGCGCACCACGGCCATGACCACGATCACGCGCATTGCGACCACGATCACGGCCATTGCGACCACGATCACGCGCACGGCCATCACCACCACCATGCGCACCACGACGACAAGATCAAGTCGTTCGTATACCGCAACGACCGCCCGTTCGATCCGAACAAGCTCGAGGACTTCCTCGGCGGGATCCTGCAGATCTACGGCGAGCGCATGCTGCGCTACAAGGGCGTGCTGTACATGAAGGGCGTCGACCGCAAGGTCGTGTTCCAGGGCGTGCACCAGATGATGGGCAGCGACCTCGCCGCGAAATGGCTGCCGATCGAGAAGAAGACCAACAAGATGGTGTTCATCGGCGTCGATCTGCCGCAGGACCTGATCACCGACGGCCTCGACGCCTGCCTCGCCTGA
- the dksA gene encoding RNA polymerase-binding protein DksA yields the protein MTKKLLTEAEILKMSDKDYMNEDQLAFFKARLEQLQAEILHNAGQTTENLRETVIVPDPADRATIEEEHALELRTRDRERKLLKKVQQSLARIESGDYGWCEETGEPIGIPRLLARPTATLSLEAQERRELRQKLFGD from the coding sequence ATGACGAAGAAACTCTTGACCGAAGCCGAAATCCTGAAGATGAGCGACAAGGATTACATGAATGAGGATCAGCTCGCCTTCTTCAAAGCTCGGCTCGAACAATTGCAGGCGGAAATCCTCCACAATGCGGGCCAGACGACCGAGAACCTCCGCGAGACGGTGATCGTGCCCGATCCTGCCGATCGCGCGACGATCGAGGAAGAGCACGCGCTCGAGCTGCGCACGCGCGATCGCGAGCGCAAGCTGCTCAAGAAGGTTCAGCAGTCGCTCGCCCGCATCGAATCCGGCGATTACGGCTGGTGCGAGGAAACCGGCGAGCCGATCGGCATTCCGCGCCTGCTCGCGCGGCCGACGGCCACGCTGTCGCTCGAGGCGCAGGAGCGCCGCGAGCTGCGCCAGAAGCTGTTCGGCGACTGA
- the hslV gene encoding ATP-dependent protease subunit HslV — translation MEQFHGTTIVSVRRGDKVALGGDGQVTLGNIVMKGGARKVRRIYNNQVLVGFAGGTADAFSLLDRFEAKLEKHQGNLTRAAVELAKDWRTDRMLRRLEAMLITADATTTLVITGNGDVLDPEGGICAIGSGGAYAQAAARALAENTELSPREIVEKSLEIAGDMCIYTNHNRIIETIE, via the coding sequence ATGGAGCAATTTCACGGCACGACCATCGTTTCGGTCCGGCGCGGCGACAAGGTCGCCCTCGGCGGCGACGGCCAGGTGACGCTTGGCAACATCGTCATGAAGGGTGGCGCGCGGAAAGTGCGGCGGATCTACAACAACCAGGTGCTGGTCGGCTTTGCGGGCGGCACCGCCGATGCGTTCTCGCTGCTCGACCGCTTCGAGGCGAAGCTCGAGAAGCACCAGGGCAACCTGACCCGCGCGGCCGTCGAGCTCGCGAAGGACTGGCGCACCGACCGGATGCTGCGCCGCCTCGAGGCGATGCTGATCACGGCCGACGCGACGACGACCCTCGTGATCACGGGCAACGGCGACGTGCTCGACCCGGAAGGCGGGATCTGCGCGATCGGCTCGGGCGGCGCGTACGCGCAGGCCGCGGCCCGCGCGCTCGCCGAGAACACGGAGCTGTCGCCGCGCGAGATCGTCGAGAAGTCGCTCGAGATCGCCGGCGACATGTGCATCTATACGAACCACAACCGCATCATCGAAACGATCGAGTAA
- the hslU gene encoding ATP-dependent protease ATPase subunit HslU gives MSTMTPAEIVSELDKHIIGQDKAKKAVAVALRNRWRRQQVADPLRTEITPKNILMIGPTGVGKTEIARRLAKLADAPFIKIEATKFTEVGYVGRDVDSIVRDLIDISVKQTREAEMRKVRSKATDQAEDRILDILLPQPRAVGFGASAEHANDDNNATRQTFRKRLREGQLDDKEIELDLEQPTIGMDIMAPPGMEEMTEQIRSMFSNLGSGKKTRRKVMISEALKLLTDEEAAKMLNEEEVKTKAVQNVEQNGIVFLDEIDKITSRNNEGSGGEVSRQGVQRDLLPLVEGTTINTKYGMVKTDHILFIASGAFHLAKPSDLIPELQGRFPIRVELESLSVKDFEAILVATDASLVKQYQALLATEDVQLEFAEDGIRRLAEIAYAVNEKTENIGARRLYTVIEKLLEEVSFAAGNHAGECVTIDAKYVERALGEVSQDEDLSRYVL, from the coding sequence ATGAGCACCATGACCCCTGCCGAGATCGTCTCGGAACTCGACAAGCACATCATCGGCCAGGACAAGGCGAAGAAGGCGGTGGCCGTCGCGCTGCGCAACCGCTGGCGCCGCCAGCAGGTCGCCGATCCGCTGCGCACGGAAATCACGCCGAAGAACATCCTGATGATCGGGCCGACGGGCGTCGGCAAGACCGAAATCGCGCGGCGCCTGGCCAAGCTCGCCGACGCGCCGTTCATCAAGATCGAAGCGACCAAGTTCACCGAAGTCGGCTACGTCGGCCGCGACGTCGACAGCATCGTGCGCGACCTGATCGATATCTCGGTCAAGCAGACGCGCGAAGCCGAGATGCGCAAGGTGCGCAGCAAGGCGACCGACCAGGCCGAGGACCGCATCCTCGACATCCTGCTGCCGCAACCGCGCGCGGTGGGCTTCGGCGCGAGCGCCGAGCATGCGAACGACGACAACAACGCGACGCGCCAGACGTTCCGCAAGCGCCTGCGCGAAGGCCAGCTCGACGACAAGGAAATCGAGCTCGACCTCGAGCAGCCGACGATCGGCATGGACATCATGGCGCCGCCGGGGATGGAGGAGATGACCGAGCAGATCCGCTCGATGTTCTCGAACCTCGGTTCCGGCAAGAAGACGCGCCGCAAGGTGATGATCAGCGAAGCGCTGAAGCTGCTGACCGACGAGGAAGCGGCGAAGATGCTGAACGAAGAGGAAGTGAAGACGAAGGCCGTGCAGAACGTCGAGCAGAACGGCATCGTGTTCCTCGACGAGATCGACAAGATCACGTCGCGCAACAACGAAGGCAGCGGCGGCGAAGTGTCGCGCCAGGGCGTGCAGCGCGACCTGCTGCCGCTCGTCGAAGGCACGACGATCAACACGAAGTACGGGATGGTGAAGACCGATCACATCCTGTTCATCGCGAGCGGCGCGTTCCATCTCGCGAAACCGAGCGACCTGATTCCGGAGCTGCAGGGCCGCTTCCCGATCCGCGTCGAACTGGAATCGCTGTCGGTGAAGGACTTCGAAGCCATTCTCGTCGCGACCGACGCGAGCCTCGTCAAGCAGTACCAGGCGCTGCTCGCGACCGAGGACGTGCAGCTCGAATTCGCGGAAGACGGCATCCGCCGCCTCGCGGAGATCGCGTACGCGGTCAACGAGAAGACCGAGAACATCGGCGCGCGGCGCCTGTACACGGTGATCGAGAAGCTGCTCGAGGAAGTGTCGTTCGCGGCCGGCAACCACGCCGGCGAATGCGTGACGATCGACGCGAAATACGTCGAGCGCGCGCTCGGTGAGGTGTCGCAGGACGAGGATCTGTCGCGCTACGTGCTGTAA
- a CDS encoding response regulator transcription factor, translating into MSDNNFLVIDDNEVFAGTLARGLERRGYAVQQAHDKETALKLAAAGKFQFITVDLHLGDDSGLSLIAPLCDLQPDARILVLTGYASIATAVQAVKEGADNYLAKPANIESILAALQTNASEVQADEALEHPVVLSVDRLEWEHIQRVLAENNNNISATARALNMHRRTLQRKLAKKPVRQ; encoded by the coding sequence ATGAGCGACAACAACTTCCTGGTGATCGACGACAACGAGGTGTTCGCGGGCACGCTCGCGCGCGGCCTCGAGCGCCGCGGCTATGCGGTCCAGCAGGCGCACGACAAGGAGACGGCGCTCAAGCTCGCCGCGGCGGGCAAGTTCCAGTTCATTACCGTCGACCTGCATCTCGGCGACGATTCGGGGCTGAGCCTGATCGCGCCGCTGTGCGACCTGCAGCCCGACGCGCGGATTCTCGTGCTGACGGGCTACGCGAGCATCGCGACCGCGGTGCAGGCCGTGAAGGAAGGCGCCGACAACTACCTCGCGAAGCCGGCGAACATCGAGTCGATCCTGGCCGCGCTGCAGACCAACGCGAGCGAAGTGCAGGCGGACGAAGCGCTCGAGCACCCGGTCGTGCTGTCGGTCGACCGGCTCGAATGGGAGCACATCCAGCGCGTGCTCGCGGAGAACAACAACAACATCTCGGCGACGGCGCGCGCGCTGAACATGCACCGCCGCACGCTGCAGCGCAAGCTCGCGAAGAAGCCGGTACGGCAGTAA
- a CDS encoding ATP-binding protein: protein MQRITTTGRVNLSHLFWLRNLAIIGQLATIGVVQTYFGVHLPLPAMLMVIALEIVFNALTWVRVLRARPETNFELLGQLWVDLGALSALLFLSGGTTNPFVSLYLPSLAIAAAVLPWHLMIWLAAFAVACYAALGFDSVPLNMDNPANLFDYYRTGMWVNFMVSVGLIAWFVARMSNALRQRDSALGEAQQRLLRDERAVALGVQAATVAHEMGTPLSTIAMLTEELRDAARTDAGLARYDADLKVLDEQMTLCTSALARLRSRASAPASRQPVDDWLDTFVEHWRLRHPHVQFELLGARPAGVALDDPVAAGQILTILLDNAARASPQHVTLAAKVAHDGNTDEIEFEVCDEGPGIPALLRESLGAMPVDSTQGGHGVGLYLAFSAAARLGGQIELSDAKPRMAAAAAGVPGGAFDGHVPDAANGAGRSGGRPGGASPGRGTRAVLRLPATRHAA, encoded by the coding sequence ATGCAACGAATTACCACCACCGGCCGCGTCAATCTCAGCCACTTGTTCTGGCTGCGCAACCTCGCGATCATCGGCCAGCTCGCGACGATCGGCGTCGTCCAGACCTATTTCGGCGTGCATCTGCCGCTGCCGGCGATGCTGATGGTCATCGCGCTCGAAATCGTCTTCAACGCGCTGACCTGGGTGCGCGTGCTGCGCGCGCGGCCCGAGACCAATTTCGAGCTGCTCGGCCAGCTGTGGGTGGATCTCGGCGCGCTGTCGGCGCTGCTGTTCCTGTCGGGCGGCACGACCAACCCGTTCGTGTCGCTGTACCTGCCGTCGCTCGCGATCGCGGCGGCCGTGCTGCCGTGGCACCTGATGATCTGGCTCGCGGCGTTCGCGGTCGCCTGCTATGCGGCGCTCGGCTTCGATTCGGTGCCGCTCAACATGGACAATCCGGCGAACCTGTTCGACTACTACCGCACCGGGATGTGGGTGAACTTCATGGTCAGCGTGGGCCTGATCGCGTGGTTCGTCGCGCGCATGTCGAACGCGCTGCGCCAGCGCGACTCGGCGCTCGGCGAGGCGCAGCAGCGGCTCTTGCGCGACGAGCGGGCCGTTGCGCTCGGCGTGCAGGCGGCGACGGTCGCGCACGAGATGGGCACGCCGCTGTCGACGATCGCGATGCTGACCGAGGAGCTGCGCGACGCCGCGCGCACCGATGCCGGCCTCGCGCGTTACGACGCCGACCTGAAGGTGCTCGATGAGCAGATGACGCTCTGCACGTCGGCGCTCGCGCGCCTGCGCAGCCGCGCGAGCGCGCCGGCGAGCCGCCAGCCCGTCGACGACTGGCTCGACACGTTCGTCGAGCACTGGCGGCTGCGGCATCCGCATGTGCAGTTCGAGCTGCTCGGCGCGCGGCCGGCGGGCGTCGCGCTCGACGACCCCGTCGCGGCCGGCCAAATTCTGACGATCCTGCTCGACAACGCCGCGCGCGCGAGCCCGCAGCACGTGACGCTCGCGGCGAAGGTCGCGCACGACGGTAATACGGACGAGATCGAATTCGAAGTATGCGACGAAGGCCCGGGCATTCCGGCCTTGCTGCGCGAGTCGCTCGGCGCGATGCCGGTCGACAGCACGCAGGGCGGGCACGGGGTCGGCCTGTACCTCGCGTTCAGCGCGGCGGCGCGGCTCGGCGGCCAGATCGAGCTGTCCGATGCGAAGCCGCGCATGGCGGCCGCCGCCGCGGGCGTGCCGGGCGGCGCGTTCGACGGTCACGTGCCGGACGCGGCCAACGGAGCCGGGCGCTCCGGCGGCCGCCCGGGCGGTGCTTCCCCGGGCCGCGGCACGCGGGCCGTGCTGCGCCTGCCGGCGACGCGCCATGCGGCGTAG
- a CDS encoding cysteine-rich CWC family protein, giving the protein MTETADDRRSAPRSARCPRCGRSFDCGARTQPFDCWCKSMPGLPDGAQPASGARCLCPECLADEIARRVAGKPA; this is encoded by the coding sequence ATGACCGAAACCGCCGACGATCGCCGCTCCGCCCCGCGAAGCGCGCGCTGCCCGCGCTGCGGCCGCAGCTTCGACTGCGGCGCGCGGACGCAACCGTTCGACTGCTGGTGCAAGTCGATGCCCGGGCTGCCCGACGGCGCGCAGCCGGCCAGCGGCGCGCGTTGCCTGTGTCCGGAATGCCTTGCCGACGAGATCGCCCGGCGCGTCGCGGGAAAGCCGGCATAG
- the argB gene encoding acetylglutamate kinase produces MSEPIDLSQIAPTLKAEILAEALPYIRRYHGKTVVIKYGGNAMTEERLKQGFARDVILLKLVGINPVIVHGGGPQIDQALKKIGKQGTFIQGMRVTDEETMEVVEWVLGGEVQQDIVMLINHFGGHAVGLTGKDGGLIHARKLLMPDRDHPGQYVDIGQVGEVEAINPAVVKALQDDAFIPVISPIGFGEDGLSYNINADLVAGKLATVLNAEKLLMMTNIPGVMDKDGNLLTDLSAREIDALFEDGTISGGMLPKISSALDAAKSGVKSVHIVDGRIEHSVLLEILTEQPFGTMIRSH; encoded by the coding sequence ATGTCCGAGCCCATCGACCTCTCGCAGATCGCCCCCACGCTGAAAGCTGAAATCCTCGCGGAGGCGCTGCCGTACATCCGCCGCTATCACGGCAAGACCGTGGTCATCAAATACGGCGGCAACGCGATGACGGAAGAACGGCTCAAGCAAGGCTTCGCGCGCGACGTGATCCTGCTGAAACTGGTCGGCATCAACCCGGTGATCGTCCACGGCGGCGGCCCGCAGATCGACCAGGCGCTGAAGAAGATCGGCAAGCAAGGCACCTTCATCCAGGGCATGCGCGTCACCGACGAGGAGACGATGGAAGTCGTCGAGTGGGTGCTGGGCGGCGAAGTGCAGCAGGACATCGTGATGCTGATCAACCACTTCGGCGGCCACGCAGTCGGCCTGACGGGCAAGGACGGCGGCCTGATCCACGCGCGCAAGCTGCTGATGCCGGACCGCGACCATCCGGGCCAGTACGTCGACATCGGCCAGGTCGGCGAAGTCGAGGCGATCAACCCGGCGGTCGTGAAGGCGCTGCAGGACGACGCGTTCATCCCGGTGATCTCGCCGATCGGCTTCGGTGAGGACGGTCTCTCGTACAACATCAACGCCGACCTGGTCGCCGGCAAGCTCGCGACGGTGCTCAACGCCGAGAAGCTGCTGATGATGACCAACATCCCGGGCGTGATGGACAAGGACGGCAACCTGCTGACCGACCTGTCGGCGCGCGAGATCGACGCGCTGTTCGAGGACGGCACGATCTCCGGCGGCATGCTGCCGAAGATCTCGTCGGCGCTCGACGCCGCGAAGAGCGGCGTGAAATCGGTGCACATCGTCGACGGCCGGATCGAGCACTCGGTGCTGCTGGAAATCCTCACCGAGCAGCCGTTCGGCACGATGATCCGCTCGCATTGA